One Candidatus Anaeroferrophillus wilburensis genomic window, GTCGCCGGCCTGATAGTAAATGGCGCATTTATTGTGGCACTCTTTGCCTATCTGGGTAATTTCGACTACGGCACGTTCCCCAAGCTGAACCTTGGTGCCGACCGGCAGATTTTCCCAGGCAATCCCGACGGTGGCAATGTTCTCGGCAAAGTCACCAAAGGTTACCGCAAGTCCCTGTGCCCTGGCCAAGGCAATGTTTTCTGCTGACAGAAAACTCACCTGCCGGTGCCAGTCGCCGGCGTGGGCGTCGCCTTCAAGGCCGTGGCCTTTTTTGAGCAGGGCTTCCTCCACCTGGTTTTTTCTGGTGCCTTTCTTTTTACTGATGGTGATTGAGACTATCTCCATTATACCCCCGTTATCTTCCGATCAGGAATATCCCCTGCGCGGCTCTCAGAGCCGGCAGGAAGGTGATGATATGGCCTTCCCTTTCCTGGTGTGATGTCTTGATGGCAGCTTCGCGGATGATGGTAAAACCGGTCTCCCGGGCAAACTTTCTGAAGTCCTTTATCGTGATCACCCGAATGTTCGGCGTGTCATACCACTGGTAGGGCAGATGTTTTACCACTGGCGCATGTCCTGTACAAAGAAGCTGCAGGCGGATTTTCCAGTGGCTGAAATTAGGGAAGCTGACCACCGCTTTTTTGCCGATTCTGAGCATTGACTGGATCAGGCTCAACGGCGCAAAAACCTGCTGCAGCGTTTGGCTGAGGATGACATAATCAAAACTGTCGTCCGGGTAATCCTCTACTTCCTCATTGATGTCGCCCTGGAGAACAGAGAGCCCCTTCGCTATGCATCGCGCAACTTTTGATTCATCAATTTCCACTCCGGTTTCTTTCACCTGCTTCTGTGTTTTAAGATAGTGAATCAGGTCGCCATCCCCGCAGCCAAGGCTCAATACTTTGGACCCCGGCTCAATCCAGGAGGCAATCAGTCTGAGGTCATAGCGAATCCTGGTGTTGTCATAATTCCTGATACACACGTTCCAGAAACCCTTTCAGTAGATTCGTCAATCGGTTGCTGGGCAGCAGAAACGCATCGTGTCCCCACTCGGCATCGATTTCACAAAAGCTCACATCAAGGCCGTTTTTCTTCATGGCCTTGACCATCTTTTTTGACTGGTATGTCGGGTAGAGCCAGTCGGAAGTAAAGGAAACCACAAGAAATTTTACGGTTGTGTTGGAAAATGCCTTAACAGAGGTGCCGCCATGCTGTTGTTTCAGATCAAAATAATCGGCCGCCTTGGTGATATACAAAAAAGAATTGGCATCAAATCGTTCGACAAACTTTGCGCCCTGATGGCGGAGGTAGCTTTCAACCTGGAAGTCGGCAGCAAAATTAAATGAAAAGGAGTCCTTCTCCTGAAGTCTTCTGCCGAATTTCAGCCGCATGGATTCATCTGACAGGTAGGTGATGTGGCCGATCATCCTGGCAACCGAAAGTCCCAGCGCCGGTTTGTCGCCCGAGTAGTAGTCACCATGGTTCCAGTTGGGATCGGCAATGATGGCTTGCCGGGCCACCTCGTTGAAGGCGATGGCGAGTGCCGAATGCTGCATGGTTGTCGCCAGGGGGATGCCTGAAACGACCATCTCGGGATAACGCAGGCACCATTCCAGGACCTGCATGCCGCCGACTGAGCCGCCGATCACCGCAAGAATCCTGGTGATCCCCAGATGATCCACCAGCGCCTTCTGGGCCTGAACCATATCGCCAATGGTTACCATGGGGAAATCAAGTCCGTAAGGTTTCCCGGTGCCCGGATTGATGGATGACGGACCGGTTGTGCCCATGCAGCCCCCGAGGATGTTGGAGCAGACGACAAAATACTTGTCCGTATCAATCCCTTTGCCCGGGCCGACCATGATATCCCACCAGCCGGGCTTGCTGTCGTTTTCACTGTAATAGCCGGCCACATGGGCATCTCCGGTAAGGGCGTGGGTCACCAGGATGACATTGCTTTTATCCTCGTTCAACATGCCGCAGGTTTCATAAGCGATCGTTATCGGCCCCAGGGTCGCGCCGCTCTCCAGAACCATTTCATTGGGGGGGCCGGCGAAGGTGAACGTCTCTTTCTTGACGGTGCCGACCGATATCAGCTCCCTCGTATGTTCGCTATACTCGCTCATGATTCAATCGCGTCAAGTGCCTGTGCCAGGTCTTCCCTGATGTCATCGATGGTTTCGATGCCGATTGACAGTCGGATCAGGTCTGGCGTGATGCCGCCGGCCGCCTGTTCTGCTTCGGAAAGCTGTGAATGGGTGGTGCTTGCCGGATGGATGGCGAGGCTTTTGGCATCGCCGACATTGGCAACGTGCGAAATCAGCTTCAGGTTGTCAATGAACCTGTGCCCGGCTTCCAGGCCGCCTTTGATGCCAAATACCACCATGCCGCCAAAGCCGTTTTTGAACTGCTTAGACGCTGTTTCATACGTCGGGTCCGTTGTCAGACCGGGATACCGCACCCATTGCACTTTTGGGTGTTCAGCCAGGTAGTGGGCAATACTCAGGGCATTGTCACAATGTCTCTGCATCCGCAAAGGGAGGGTTTCGATCCCTTGCAGAAAGAGCCATGCGTTATCCGGACTGATGCAGGCGCCAAGGTTCCTTAAAGGCACCAGCCTCATTCTGAGGATGAAAGCCAGCGGATTCAGCTCCCCGAGGTCGTGGGCATACCGCAGGCCGTGGTAGGAGTCATCCGGTTCGTTGTAAAAACAAAATTTGGCATCCGTCCAGTCAAACCTGCCGCCGTCGATAACGATGCCGCCTATTCCCGTGCCATGCCCCCCAAGCCATTTGGTAAGGGAGTGGACCACGATGTCCGCGCCGTGCTCCAATGGCTTGCACAGGTAGGGGGTGGTAAAGGTTGAATCGACCACCAGCGGC contains:
- a CDS encoding MOSC domain-containing protein — protein: MEIVSITISKKKGTRKNQVEEALLKKGHGLEGDAHAGDWHRQVSFLSAENIALARAQGLAVTFGDFAENIATVGIAWENLPVGTKVQLGERAVVEITQIGKECHNKCAIYYQAGDCIMPKKGVFGRVLEGGTIRCGDGIKLIP
- the metW gene encoding methionine biosynthesis protein MetW; the encoded protein is MRYDLRLIASWIEPGSKVLSLGCGDGDLIHYLKTQKQVKETGVEIDESKVARCIAKGLSVLQGDINEEVEDYPDDSFDYVILSQTLQQVFAPLSLIQSMLRIGKKAVVSFPNFSHWKIRLQLLCTGHAPVVKHLPYQWYDTPNIRVITIKDFRKFARETGFTIIREAAIKTSHQEREGHIITFLPALRAAQGIFLIGR
- a CDS encoding homoserine O-acetyltransferase, with translation MSEYSEHTRELISVGTVKKETFTFAGPPNEMVLESGATLGPITIAYETCGMLNEDKSNVILVTHALTGDAHVAGYYSENDSKPGWWDIMVGPGKGIDTDKYFVVCSNILGGCMGTTGPSSINPGTGKPYGLDFPMVTIGDMVQAQKALVDHLGITRILAVIGGSVGGMQVLEWCLRYPEMVVSGIPLATTMQHSALAIAFNEVARQAIIADPNWNHGDYYSGDKPALGLSVARMIGHITYLSDESMRLKFGRRLQEKDSFSFNFAADFQVESYLRHQGAKFVERFDANSFLYITKAADYFDLKQQHGGTSVKAFSNTTVKFLVVSFTSDWLYPTYQSKKMVKAMKKNGLDVSFCEIDAEWGHDAFLLPSNRLTNLLKGFLERVYQEL
- a CDS encoding O-acetylhomoserine aminocarboxypropyltransferase/cysteine synthase, with the translated sequence MADHYGFETLALHAGITLDETCARAVPVHRTSSYVFRDTEHAANLFALKELGNIYTRLMNPTQDVLEKRMAALEGGAAALALASGTTAIFYSIINICGHGDEVVAAGNLYGGTFTMFNNILPNLGIKVIFVDPLKPENFEQAINEKTRMLYTESIGNPVLDVADLDAIAKIAQKHHLPLVVDSTFTTPYLCKPLEHGADIVVHSLTKWLGGHGTGIGGIVIDGGRFDWTDAKFCFYNEPDDSYHGLRYAHDLGELNPLAFILRMRLVPLRNLGACISPDNAWLFLQGIETLPLRMQRHCDNALSIAHYLAEHPKVQWVRYPGLTTDPTYETASKQFKNGFGGMVVFGIKGGLEAGHRFIDNLKLISHVANVGDAKSLAIHPASTTHSQLSEAEQAAGGITPDLIRLSIGIETIDDIREDLAQALDAIES